Proteins encoded within one genomic window of Algiphilus sp.:
- a CDS encoding DUF3574 domain-containing protein, with amino-acid sequence MRNIVMRALAVLLTAVVGACAAMPASPPECAAGRIMQRHALYFGLTTSDGAIIDEARWSAFLAETVTPRFPEGFTVLEARGQWRNRETGTIIRQPSRVLIVLAADDPVTSTAVESVRTAYRERFAQQSVLRVSAPVCASF; translated from the coding sequence GTGCGGAACATCGTGATGCGCGCGCTGGCGGTGCTCCTGACGGCGGTCGTCGGCGCCTGCGCCGCGATGCCGGCCTCCCCGCCGGAATGCGCGGCCGGCCGGATCATGCAGCGCCACGCGCTCTACTTCGGCCTGACCACGTCCGACGGCGCCATCATCGACGAGGCGCGCTGGTCGGCCTTTCTCGCCGAGACGGTGACGCCGCGCTTTCCCGAAGGATTCACCGTCCTGGAAGCGCGCGGCCAGTGGCGCAATCGCGAAACCGGCACGATCATCCGTCAGCCATCCCGCGTGCTGATCGTGCTCGCCGCCGATGACCCGGTCACGTCGACGGCGGTGGAGAGCGTGCGCACGGCGTATCGCGAGCGCTTCGCGCAGCAGTCGGTCCTGCGCGTTTCCGCGCCGGTCTGCGCGTCGTTCTGA
- a CDS encoding purine nucleoside permease yields MMRRWRQRARTLLAIVGALAAPAALAAEPMAVRVVVVSMFEVGADSGDTPGELQLWRERFDLDTAYPLPAGHHDVLADPERGVIAVVTGQGTARAAATIMALGSDPRFDLSRAYWLVAGIAGVDPAVTTVGSAVWTDWVVDGDLAYRIDAREMPEDWPTGTIPYLRREPFEPPRPEREARVWQLNPELLAWAHALTEDIALDETESMKRLRARYTADAHAPARGTPEVMIGANLSATSYWHGTLLNRWARRWIDYWTDGAARFVTSAMEDSGTLQSLAYLDRAGRADLDRVLILRTGSNFTTQPADLTAAENLARDDDGYSAYVPSLEAAYRVGSTVVSALVADWARYRDTVPGSER; encoded by the coding sequence ATGATGCGCCGGTGGCGGCAGCGCGCGCGCACGCTGCTCGCGATCGTCGGTGCGCTCGCGGCGCCGGCGGCGCTCGCGGCCGAGCCGATGGCGGTTCGGGTGGTCGTGGTGAGCATGTTCGAGGTCGGCGCCGACAGCGGCGACACGCCGGGCGAGCTGCAGCTCTGGCGCGAGCGCTTCGATCTCGACACCGCATACCCGCTGCCCGCCGGCCACCACGACGTGCTCGCCGACCCGGAGCGCGGCGTCATCGCGGTGGTCACCGGACAGGGCACGGCGCGTGCCGCGGCCACCATCATGGCGCTGGGCAGCGACCCGCGCTTCGACCTCTCGCGCGCCTACTGGCTGGTGGCCGGCATCGCCGGGGTCGACCCGGCGGTCACCACCGTGGGCAGCGCGGTGTGGACCGACTGGGTGGTGGACGGCGACCTTGCCTACCGGATCGATGCGCGGGAAATGCCGGAGGACTGGCCCACCGGCACCATTCCCTACCTGCGCCGCGAACCCTTCGAGCCGCCGCGGCCGGAGCGCGAGGCGCGCGTCTGGCAGCTCAACCCGGAGCTGCTCGCGTGGGCCCATGCGCTGACCGAGGACATCGCACTCGACGAGACCGAATCCATGAAGCGGCTGCGCGCACGCTACACCGCCGACGCGCATGCGCCGGCCCGCGGCACGCCCGAGGTCATGATCGGTGCCAACCTGTCCGCCACCAGCTATTGGCACGGCACCCTGCTCAACCGCTGGGCGCGTCGCTGGATCGACTACTGGACCGACGGGGCGGCGCGCTTCGTCACCTCGGCAATGGAGGACTCCGGCACCCTGCAGTCGCTGGCGTATCTCGATCGCGCCGGCCGTGCCGATCTCGACCGCGTGCTGATCCTGCGCACCGGATCGAACTTCACGACCCAGCCGGCCGATCTCACCGCTGCCGAGAACCTGGCCCGCGACGATGACGGCTACTCGGCGTACGTGCCCAGCCTCGAGGCGGCCTATCGCGTGGGCAGCACGGTGGTTTCCGCCCTGGTGGCCGACTGGGCGCGGTACCGCGACACGGTTCCCGGAAGCGAGCGGTAG
- a CDS encoding purine nucleoside permease, whose protein sequence is MRRGLAHAALLGAAGMLLAACGSRPAPETAEAPPAEAPISVKAVVVTMFEIGDLVGDTPGEFQYWKEREGLDTVMPLPAGHGDVHVDAERGVIAVITGIGTANAVSTITALGLDPRFDLSRAYWLVAGISGGDPADTSLGSAVWAEHLVDGDLAYELDAREIPADWPTGYVPLQASTPYAEPRPSEHTAANQYFRLDPGLVDWAFALTRDVAIPDTEDMAAFRERFADEAARQPPSVMRGDHLAAMTFWHGRLMNDWANDWVAYWSDGAGEFVTSAMEDTGTMLALTRLGEAGRADPDRLLVLRTVSNFTMGPEGVDAATSLAGEHTGYSGMGAALEAAHAVGSRVVDAIVADWATYRDTIPGTAE, encoded by the coding sequence ATGAGGCGCGGTCTCGCGCACGCCGCGCTGCTCGGCGCCGCCGGCATGCTGCTCGCCGCCTGCGGCAGCCGGCCCGCTCCGGAAACGGCCGAGGCGCCACCCGCGGAAGCGCCGATTTCGGTCAAGGCCGTGGTCGTCACCATGTTCGAGATCGGCGATCTGGTCGGCGACACCCCCGGCGAGTTCCAGTACTGGAAGGAGCGCGAGGGCCTCGACACGGTCATGCCGCTGCCCGCCGGCCACGGCGACGTGCACGTCGATGCCGAGCGCGGCGTCATTGCCGTCATCACCGGCATCGGCACTGCCAACGCGGTGTCGACGATCACCGCGCTGGGGCTCGATCCGCGCTTCGATCTCTCCCGGGCGTACTGGCTGGTGGCCGGCATCTCGGGCGGCGATCCGGCCGACACATCGCTGGGATCGGCGGTATGGGCCGAGCACCTGGTCGACGGTGATCTCGCCTACGAGCTCGATGCGCGCGAGATCCCCGCGGACTGGCCGACCGGCTACGTCCCGCTGCAGGCCAGCACGCCGTACGCGGAGCCGCGACCGAGCGAGCACACGGCGGCCAATCAGTACTTCCGGCTCGATCCCGGCCTGGTCGACTGGGCCTTTGCACTGACACGGGATGTCGCGATCCCCGATACCGAGGACATGGCGGCGTTCCGCGAACGTTTCGCGGACGAGGCCGCCCGGCAGCCGCCGTCGGTGATGCGCGGCGATCATCTCGCCGCCATGACCTTCTGGCACGGACGCCTGATGAACGACTGGGCCAACGACTGGGTGGCGTACTGGAGCGACGGTGCCGGCGAGTTCGTGACCTCGGCGATGGAGGACACCGGCACCATGCTCGCGCTGACACGCCTGGGCGAGGCCGGCCGCGCCGATCCCGACCGCCTGCTGGTGCTGCGCACGGTCAGCAACTTCACGATGGGGCCCGAGGGCGTCGACGCCGCCACCAGCCTCGCCGGCGAGCACACCGGCTACTCCGGCATGGGCGCGGCGCTGGAGGCCGCGCACGCCGTCGGCAGCCGCGTGGTCGACGCCATCGTCGCGGACTGGGCCACCTACCGCGACACCATCCCCGGCACGGCCGAATGA
- the add gene encoding adenosine deaminase encodes MNYEDYLRRVPKAELHCHFEGTVRPATFAELADKHGIALPTREVDRLYDYDSIEGFLEIFGLVATTIIDREDFARVAYESLADGRDRGGLVYREMFFNPTLHTRRGVAYATVVDGIVDGIRLASRELGVECRLIADVYRQDNPAEAVAMVEQVLAHRPDELIGLGMDGAEAPDPPERFTEAFALARRGGLRLTSHACEDAPARNIATCLDLLGCERIDHGYHILGDPALVQRARDEGLIFTCCPTATATVYGWPDLTHHPIRDMVAGDLRVTLNSDDPTMFHTDIGKEFVDLCTALDYGPAQVRRFCLDAVDGTWLDDSDKRALRARVTAGLDALDAELAGAA; translated from the coding sequence ATGAACTACGAGGATTATCTGCGGCGCGTGCCCAAGGCCGAGCTTCACTGCCACTTCGAGGGCACCGTGCGCCCGGCGACCTTCGCCGAGCTCGCCGACAAGCACGGCATCGCGCTGCCCACGCGCGAGGTCGACCGGCTCTACGACTACGACAGCATCGAGGGCTTCCTCGAGATCTTCGGGCTGGTCGCCACCACCATCATCGATCGCGAGGACTTCGCGCGCGTGGCCTACGAGTCGCTCGCCGACGGGCGCGACCGGGGCGGCCTGGTCTATCGCGAGATGTTCTTCAACCCGACCCTGCACACCCGCCGCGGCGTCGCCTACGCCACCGTGGTGGACGGCATCGTCGACGGTATCCGGCTGGCGAGCCGCGAGCTCGGCGTCGAGTGCCGGCTGATCGCCGATGTCTACCGGCAGGACAATCCGGCCGAGGCCGTGGCCATGGTCGAGCAGGTGCTCGCGCACCGGCCCGACGAACTCATCGGCCTCGGCATGGACGGTGCCGAGGCGCCCGATCCGCCCGAGCGCTTCACCGAGGCCTTCGCGCTGGCGCGCAGGGGCGGCCTGCGCCTGACCAGCCACGCCTGCGAGGACGCTCCGGCGCGGAACATCGCCACCTGTCTCGATCTGCTGGGCTGCGAGCGCATCGACCACGGCTACCACATCCTCGGCGACCCGGCGCTGGTGCAGCGCGCCCGCGACGAGGGCCTGATCTTCACCTGCTGCCCGACGGCAACGGCGACGGTCTACGGCTGGCCGGACCTGACCCATCACCCGATCCGGGACATGGTCGCCGGCGACCTGCGGGTCACGCTGAATTCGGACGATCCCACCATGTTCCACACCGACATCGGGAAGGAGTTCGTGGATCTGTGCACGGCACTGGACTACGGCCCCGCGCAGGTGCGGCGCTTCTGCCTGGATGCGGTGGACGGTACCTGGCTGGACGACAGCGACAAGCGCGCGCTGCGTGCCCGCGTCACCGCCGGCCTCGACGCCCTCGACGCCGAACTGGCGGGTGCGGCATGA
- a CDS encoding tetratricopeptide repeat protein, protein MDMLRTIPAGVRILALGIALAFAPAAVWAQSGEDPPKLAQSTYNKLTDAREKMEESQYDAAISDMQALLDELEDRDYDRAITLQTMGYAHLGKSDYDAGIASFEQALALEALPTEAQLGAQHALARLYAAEARYAEARDALTTWMDTEGAEPAADDYALLGNIHAQLGEHGTGITAMRKAIELEDAPKESYYQLLLALCFEGERFGEAAQVLERMVRHWPGNAAYWRQLASVYMNLGRDTEAHATLRIAHRKGLLESERELLNLVQLAFAIDLPDHAARVLEEEMAAGRISRSQRNLEMLAEAWASAKQYDEAIAAYQRLAESTGSGKYLLSQAYLHMQRDDWAAVAESAEAAVGAGGLDSPGRAWMLLGMARIRQEQPDAGLEAMTRAAEYRDTAQQARQWIAHVKRQQRDAGS, encoded by the coding sequence ATGGACATGCTCCGCACCATTCCCGCAGGTGTCCGCATCCTCGCGCTCGGGATTGCCCTCGCGTTCGCGCCCGCAGCGGTGTGGGCGCAATCCGGGGAGGATCCGCCCAAGCTCGCGCAGTCGACCTACAACAAGCTGACCGATGCGCGCGAGAAGATGGAGGAATCGCAGTACGACGCCGCCATCAGCGACATGCAGGCGCTGCTCGACGAGCTCGAGGACCGCGACTACGACCGCGCAATCACGCTGCAGACGATGGGCTACGCCCATCTCGGCAAGAGCGACTACGACGCCGGCATCGCCAGCTTCGAGCAGGCGCTGGCGCTGGAGGCGCTGCCCACCGAGGCGCAGCTCGGCGCGCAGCATGCGCTGGCCCGGCTCTACGCTGCGGAGGCGCGCTACGCCGAGGCACGCGATGCGCTGACGACGTGGATGGACACCGAAGGCGCCGAGCCGGCCGCCGACGACTACGCGCTCCTCGGCAACATCCACGCGCAGCTGGGCGAGCACGGCACCGGCATCACCGCCATGCGCAAGGCCATCGAGCTGGAGGACGCGCCCAAGGAGTCGTACTACCAGCTCCTGCTCGCGCTCTGCTTCGAGGGCGAGCGCTTCGGCGAGGCCGCGCAGGTGCTCGAACGCATGGTGCGCCACTGGCCCGGCAATGCGGCCTACTGGCGGCAGCTCGCCAGTGTCTACATGAATCTCGGGCGCGACACCGAGGCGCACGCCACCCTGCGCATCGCCCATCGCAAGGGTCTGCTGGAGAGCGAGCGCGAGCTGCTCAACCTGGTCCAGCTGGCCTTCGCCATCGACCTGCCCGACCACGCCGCGCGCGTGCTCGAGGAGGAGATGGCGGCCGGGCGCATCAGCCGCTCGCAGCGCAATCTCGAGATGCTCGCCGAGGCCTGGGCCAGCGCCAAGCAGTACGACGAGGCGATCGCGGCGTATCAGCGCCTCGCCGAATCCACCGGCAGCGGCAAGTATCTGTTGAGCCAGGCCTACCTGCACATGCAGCGCGACGACTGGGCGGCGGTCGCGGAGAGCGCCGAGGCGGCCGTCGGTGCCGGCGGGCTCGACTCTCCCGGCCGCGCCTGGATGCTGCTCGGCATGGCCCGTATCCGTCAGGAACAGCCGGATGCCGGGCTCGAAGCCATGACGCGTGCCGCCGAATACCGCGACACCGCGCAGCAGGCGCGCCAATGGATTGCCCACGTCAAGCGCCAGCAGCGGGACGCCGGGTCGTGA
- a CDS encoding energy transducer TonB: MSRRNVVRGLLPVVCGVVVAGALFLLMMTMISNRDAGLDEAGEQTAINFIRFDRDQETRTRDRREPPDEPPPPDEPPPPPPEAVSTVDRPQTQMPQLDMPNIDVPMNIEGGPYLGDYAAGGGGPVGIDTDAVPTVRVPPVYPRRARQAKLEGYVTMEFTIRPDGSVTDVQVVDSQPGQLFNASAVQALSRWQFQAHTVNGERVARRARQTIRFSLETS; encoded by the coding sequence ATGAGTAGACGGAATGTCGTCAGAGGGTTGCTCCCGGTGGTGTGCGGCGTCGTCGTCGCCGGCGCGCTGTTCCTGCTCATGATGACCATGATCAGCAACCGCGATGCCGGTCTCGACGAGGCAGGCGAGCAGACCGCGATCAACTTCATCCGCTTCGATCGCGATCAGGAGACGCGCACCCGCGATCGGCGCGAGCCGCCGGACGAGCCGCCACCGCCCGACGAGCCGCCGCCCCCGCCGCCGGAGGCCGTGTCCACGGTCGACCGGCCGCAGACGCAGATGCCGCAGCTCGACATGCCCAACATCGATGTGCCGATGAACATCGAGGGCGGGCCCTATCTCGGCGACTACGCGGCCGGTGGCGGTGGTCCGGTGGGCATCGACACCGATGCCGTGCCGACCGTGCGCGTGCCACCGGTCTACCCCCGGCGTGCCAGGCAGGCGAAGCTGGAGGGCTACGTCACCATGGAGTTCACCATCCGGCCCGACGGCTCGGTGACCGACGTCCAGGTGGTCGATTCCCAGCCGGGGCAGCTGTTCAACGCCTCCGCCGTGCAGGCGCTCTCGCGGTGGCAGTTCCAGGCGCACACCGTGAACGGGGAGCGCGTCGCCCGCCGTGCCCGCCAGACCATCCGCTTCTCGCTGGAGACGAGTTGA